Part of the Paenibacillus aurantius genome, CTGGTTTACCGGCGCCCTGTTTATCCTCTTATGGATCGCCTTGGGGATATGGCTGATTCGGGTCTTTTTCGGGCTGTTTGCCTGAGGTCAGGAACGGATAATCCATCACCCGCAGCCTCCGAGTTATTATTCAGACGTCGATTCTCCGTTCTTCTCCAGCGTCCCCATACGGTACGAGCTAAGCTTGCTCAAGCTGCTCTTCGAATTGCCAAGCGGTCTCTGGGCTTCGGCAGGCGCCGGGTTATCCCGGTTGTAATTTCTCAGGAGCTGATAAGCATAGCCCTCTGTGCTTCTAACCGAATCCAGGATAAAGCCCAAGGCAAAGAAAACGGCTCCGCTCGTCACTCCCCCGATCCACCAGCCGAGAACGGGCAGCAGATGAAAGTCATGCTCTGTGGCAGCCCGTACCCCCATAATCAAGCCGAATAGGACTTGAAGGATTCCGACAACAAATAAAAAAGAAACCAAAGAAAGCACATCCTTTCCCTACAAATTACATTCACACGAGGAGGCTCTCGAATGAAGGTTAAAGAGGCACGCCGTACGGCATCGGAATGGGTTAAAGAAGCCGCCGCACCGCACGAGGAGTTTGTCGGGGCCTACCTGAGCGGTTCGACCGTCGATCTCACGGAGGACGCTGATCTGCCACCCGCCTCGGATGTGGACATTATGGTGGTCACCTCCCGGGAAGAGCCTCCCGGCAAGCTCGGCAAATTTCTTTACCAGGGAGTCTTGCTAGAGGTGACTCATCTTCCCCTCAACCGGCTCGCTTCGGCGGAGTCGGTTCTCGCCGATTACCACCTAGCCGGCGGTTTCCGCAGGGATACCGTAATAGCCGATCCTTCCGGTAGGCTGAAGGAGCTTCAACGGGACGTTTCCCGGCAGTTTGCCGATCGCCATTGGGTCCGGCAGCGCTGCCTCCAAGCCTTGAATAAAATCCGAACCGGGGTACAAGGTCTCGACCCCGACGCCTCCCTTCCCGACCTGGTCAATTCTTGGCTTTTTCCCGCCGGAATAACGACGCATGTTCTTCTGGCCGCCGCCCTGCGGAATCCGACTGTCCGGCTGCGCTACCCGGCGGCAAACGCCGTGCTTCGGGAATATGGGCTGGAGGCGGTATACCCGGAGCTTCTTAAGCTTCTTGGCTGTGAAGCTTGGACACCCCACCAAGCCTCCACTCACATGGAAGCGCTCTCCCGCTCCTTTGACGCGGCCGCAGCCGTCTCCCGCACGCGGTTCCCCTTCAGCGCCGATATCACGCCCGAGGCTCGGGCGGTCGCCATCGACGGCAGCCGGGAGCTGGTTCACTCAGGCCAACATCGGGAGGCGGTCTTCTGGATCGGGGCGACCTTTGCCCGCTGCCATAAAATCCTGTTAGCCGATTCTCCCGCGCTGATCCCGGCTCATCTCCCGGCTTTTCAAGCGTTCCTGACGGACCTTGGCCTTCCGGACCGGTCTTCTATTATCTCCCGTTCCCGAGAGGTGCTCGCCTCTGTTCCCTTGGTCGAGGCCACGGCGGAACGCATCCTGGAAGCCAACCGGGCGATCAGCGGCTGAAGGCTGTTCCGAAAGACTAGTTCCTGCTTAAGAAACGCGTCCCGGGCCGTTCAGCCCTCTTTGGCGGGTCCGAAACGCTTGGCATTGCGCAGACGGGCCCGCTCGGCCTCCACCTCGCGGCTCTTGGGTGCAGCCTGGCTGACGAGCGAATCCAGCAAACGCCGGGCTGCCTCCGCTACTTCATCGACCGCTTTTGCGAAGGCGGCTTCGTTAGCCTGAGAAGGCTTCGGAAAGCCCGAAATTTTTCGGACAAACTGCAGGGACGCCCCCTGGATTTCTTCCTCGGTGGCGGGGGGCTCAAAGTTAAAAAGCGGTTTGATATTCCGGCACATGAAAGCTGCTCCTCTTCCTTTGGGATTACCGTAAAGCTTACTACAACCGATACAGAAAATTCCAGCCCCTTGGCGATCTCTCTTTCCAAAAAAACAAAAACACCCCGAAACGGGATGCTATTGTCCGTAGTTGAAGCGGCGGTGCCTTACGGGCGATGGTTAGCCGCATGAGAGGAGTCTTCCTTCGGAAGCACGCTTGCCCTTAGGGCTTCCACTTGCCCCGCGGCATTCCGGACCGGCTTCCCGTGGCACACCTCAAGGTGGGTAGGCATCAGCTCATCCACGAGCCGGCTGCTTTCCATTGCCTGCTGCATATTCGCTGTGAACATCGGCTTCCGGAGCTTGCCTCTCCTCGACCAGAACATATCCCCGGCCAGAAGAATACCGGAACCCGGAATATGGAAGGCGGTATGACCGGGTGAATGCCCGGGGGTATGATACGGCTGCAGGCCAGAGACCGGAAGGAGACGGCTTCCGTCCGTCTCGAGCGGACGAATCAGGCCGGGTGCCGTGAAGGCTACAGCTTTTTTGCGTCCCGGATAAGGCTCTCTTCCTTCCATGAAAGGGATCTCGATTGGATGAACATAGACGGGAACGGGGTGCACGGCGAGTATTTTGGGAATCGCCCCCACATGATCGGAATGCCCGTGGGTCAGAAGAATCCGCTTCAAGGGAACCCCTCTTTGTTCAATAAACTTCAGAATGCCGTCCGCCATCGACGGGATCCCCGCATCAATCAGGGTCAGCCCTTCCTCATCCTCCGTTATCCATACCGTCACGGGAATGATCAGCCAAGCCCGCAGGCTCCAAACCTTATCTCCGATTGCTTCTATTTTCATTCTTAGTCCCTCCCATTCGTATTAGAAAGCTGGGCCCGGAAGCCTGCGAGCAGAACGTCCACCGCTTGATCGAAGGTGGCCGACAGCCGTTCCATGAGGCTTTCCGTCCTCTCCTCCGACTCGGAATAGGTTCCCGATACCCCGAGAAGCTGGTAGTAGTAGATCCGGCCGAACGCCAGAAGCCTTTCCCCATCCGGAAGCTCCAACGTCCTTCCAAGCTCCTGCTTCATTAACTGAAAAAGACCCAGGCGCAGCCGATTCAGCTCCGAGCCGGGAGACTCGGTATCCACCCGTGTAGCGTTCGTTCCCAACAGGATAGAGTAGGTCGACCGGTTCTCCAAGCTGAATTGCACCGCCGCGCGGAACATCTGTTTCAGCCGGCCGCCCTCCGCCTCTTCCCCCCCGGAGACGATCGCTTGCATCTGCTCGTGCAGCTTTTCCAGGGGCGGCCCGGACAAGTGGTGAAGCAGTGCTTCCTTATCCTTGAAATACAAGTAGATGGTCGTGTGGGAGCAGCCCGCCTCTTTGGCGATCTCCCTCATGGAGATTTGGCTGAAGCCCTTATCCTTGAACAGTTTTCCCGCCGCGGTGAGAATGGCTTTTCGGGTTTCCTCGGCTCTTTTTTCTTTAAGACCGGCCATGGCGTAACGACTCCTTCTTCTCTGTATGGGGAAGCATAGGTTCTTAGACTTCCTTTTTTTAACTAACCACTGTAAACTAACCGTTGTAAATATAATAACCAATGGTTATAAAATGGTCAATAAAAATTTTCCGCCAGCGTTGACGTCCCGATTCCGCCCCTCTATGATGGGAATACAAACCTATACAACCGAAAGGAGTCCCTCGTTATGAATGGTTACGCCCGTCCTCCCAGCTAAGCCGATGTCCCGGCTTCCGCCCGGGCTCCCCCTGCTTACGGATCCGCTTATCACCGGACATCCGAAGCAGGAAAGGAGCTTGCCTTTTGAAACTATCGGCAAATGTGTGGAAGCTGTATATCATCCGTTTTTTTTCGAGCCTGATTCCGGCTTATGTGATCGAACGCCTGTATTGGGAACAGCGGGGGATGACTATTCCCCTGGTGGTTTACACGGAAATCCTGTATGCCGTTACGATTATTGTTCTGGAAGTGCCGACCGGAATCATGGCCGACCGTTGGGGACGTCAACGAATGCTGGTCGCGGGCGCTCTTCTCGCCTCTCTGGAGTTTGCGCTGCTGATCCCGGCATCCGGATTCAGTTCCTTCGCCCTTGTGGTGATAATAGCGGGAATCGGCCATTCGGCCAGAAGCGGGTCCGAGAACGCGCTTCTTTACGATACGCTGGTTCGGCTCGGCCGAGCTTCCTCCTTCGAGAAGCATCTAGGCCGTTTGAACGCCTGCGATTTCGTCGGGGCGGTGACCGCCGCCTTGACAGGGAGCTTGCTGGCGGGGCGCTACGGCTTGAGCCTCAATTATTGGGTTTCTCTCGCCAGCACGATAATCGCCTTGACGTTCACGCTTCTTCTGATCGAGCCGGCTCCCGGCTCCCGTGATGAGGCGGCTGACGAGGCAGAGGCCAGGCCGCCCCTGCGCTCTTACTTGACCGAGCCGCTTCGTTTCTTCCGACTTCACCCCCGGGTGTGTCTTGTTATGCTGAGCGGAATGGTGACCGGAGCGTCCCTGGTCTATATTTATGAATTTTGGCAGCTTTATGCGGATCGGCTCCACTTCCCCGTCTACGCCTTCGGCGTCCTGTCGTCGGCCATCATGCTCATTCAGCTGCCGGGCAGTCTGGCCGCTTCCTGGCTGAAGGACCGGTACGGCGCCGGCCGGCTTATTGCCATCATTCTCGCCGCGGGGGCGGCGGGCTTTGCCGCCATGGCCGTCAGCCGCAGCCTGGGGGGACTCGCCGCCATGGCCGCTGTCTGCTTCGCCGCCGGGCTGATGGAGCCCATCGCGGCCGGTTACCTTCACCACCGCATCCCGTCCCCTATGCGCGCTACCATCGATTCTTTCCAGTCGCTCGGACAGAATGGATGGAGCGCCCTGGCCGGCCTCGGCTTCGGCTACCTGTCCATCCGTTACGAGATCTTCGGCGGCTACGGCTTTCTAGCCTTGCTCTGTGCTATATTCTTTATCGGGTTTGTCCTTCTATATCCGAGGACACGCGAAGATAAGCTCTCCAACGGGTAATTGATTTTCTTCTATACAAGACTCTGGCGGTTTCGCTGGAACGACGTCACAAGGGCCGCGGCATTTAGCCGCGGCCCTTGTCGTTGACGCTTTTTAGGGAGAGAGCGACCCGTCCTGTATCCCCCGCCCGCATCGGCACCCAGGGTATTGGGTCCGTTCGGCTTCCCCACCAGTTATCTTCCCCCTTAAGGACTTCCGTATTTCCCCGGCGTTAGGGCAATCAAGCCGCCCGGGCAGCTCCGTTTGTCCGGTACGCTTTAACCAGCAGAAGAGCACCGATTCCAAGGGAAACGGCAAAGCACACACAAGCAGCGAGAGGAAAGGCCGACCATTCCAAAACCGGAGCGCCGTTTATGGTTTGAACCGCGATTAAATCCAGGCCAAGAAGGTAAGTGATGCCGGCCAAATGAATCCATTTGCCTGATGTCCGGAAGGGTTCCCGCACCCGTCCCGCCAGCCACGCGGCAAAAGGCAGAGCCTGAAGGGCATGGAAGCCGAGGCCATGCAGCCAAATGATGTTTCCCTGCTCTCCCGTATAACGTCCCTGATTAACGGAAATCCAGATTCCCGCGGCAAAGGAGAGTATGACGGCCGCCATGGCATAGCGGATGGCCAATATCATCCCTACTCCCTTGCGGAACGCCTTCCGGCGGAAATATGAAATGGCCAGAGCCACATAAAACACCACAAGCAGCATGGCCACCAAGGCGAAACCGGCCCCTACCGCCTGGTCCCACCCGGAACCGTCCCGGACGAACCGGGGATTGACCCCGCGCACATTCTGAATGGTCTCCGCTCCATAAGAATAAAGCGCCAAGGCTGTGTAAACGAGCCGGAATCCCTGCTTGCTGCGCCGGCCCAACGGAGAGAACGGCAAGATCATGGCGGTGGACAAAAGGAATAACCCTAACGCCGCATTAAAGGAGACCGCCTTCGATACGTTTCCCCCGGGGGCGACCTCGCCTCCGAATAGCAGGACCCAAATGGCGCACAAGCCGGCGAGGATAAAGCCCAAGAGACCTGCCACGATTAGAAGCTTTTCCTCTCTCCACCATCCCTCTATCCAAGCTTGCCTTCCCTGTCCCGAAGGCATTGTATTGCTGATCGGCTCCTGCTTCATCTTACCTCCCATCCTTTCCCCTTATGGTTTGATTCCACTATAGGGCATGGAAGGAATTTCCTGAACCGGCCGGAGGCGGTATAGCGACTGGACTTGGGGCGGGGACGTCTCCCCGTCCCGGGAGAAGCCTGCCCCCCTTTGCTTTGGTATAATAGAAAAAGCGACTCAACAAGAAAGGAGATTGGTTCCGTGTGATTCTGCACAAAGGGGAAATTCTTTTTCGCCAAGGGGAGGAGAGCCCGCTCTACCGGCTCGTCAGCGGGATGCTCAAAATCACCCGTCTCCACGAAGACGGAACCCCCACCCTGGTAAACATTATCGTTCCGGGAGAAGTGATCCCCCATCATTCGCTTATCAGTCCGAGCTCTTGCTACGGAACCGCGTCCGCCCTCGTTACCTGCGAAATTGAAGCTCTCGACACGGAGCAATGGTACCGGAATCTGAAGGAGGACGCCGGCCAATGCCGGGAAATCGCGCTTCTGCTACAGCAGAAGCTTCGGATGATGCAGCAGCGGATCGACCAGCTGACGGAAGTGGCTCCGGCCGACAAGCTGCGCAAGCTGCAGAGCTGGTTCTCCTCCTATATCCCGGCCGGCGCCTTGACCGATATTCTGACCCAAGAGGAAATCGGCCAGCTAATCGGGCTTCGCCGGGAAACGGTCAACCGCCTGCT contains:
- a CDS encoding DUF2277 domain-containing protein, which produces MCRNIKPLFNFEPPATEEEIQGASLQFVRKISGFPKPSQANEAAFAKAVDEVAEAARRLLDSLVSQAAPKSREVEAERARLRNAKRFGPAKEG
- a CDS encoding MBL fold metallo-hydrolase, whose protein sequence is MKIEAIGDKVWSLRAWLIIPVTVWITEDEEGLTLIDAGIPSMADGILKFIEQRGVPLKRILLTHGHSDHVGAIPKILAVHPVPVYVHPIEIPFMEGREPYPGRKKAVAFTAPGLIRPLETDGSRLLPVSGLQPYHTPGHSPGHTAFHIPGSGILLAGDMFWSRRGKLRKPMFTANMQQAMESSRLVDELMPTHLEVCHGKPVRNAAGQVEALRASVLPKEDSSHAANHRP
- a CDS encoding TetR/AcrR family transcriptional regulator; this translates as MAGLKEKRAEETRKAILTAAGKLFKDKGFSQISMREIAKEAGCSHTTIYLYFKDKEALLHHLSGPPLEKLHEQMQAIVSGGEEAEGGRLKQMFRAAVQFSLENRSTYSILLGTNATRVDTESPGSELNRLRLGLFQLMKQELGRTLELPDGERLLAFGRIYYYQLLGVSGTYSESEERTESLMERLSATFDQAVDVLLAGFRAQLSNTNGRD
- a CDS encoding MFS transporter translates to MKLSANVWKLYIIRFFSSLIPAYVIERLYWEQRGMTIPLVVYTEILYAVTIIVLEVPTGIMADRWGRQRMLVAGALLASLEFALLIPASGFSSFALVVIIAGIGHSARSGSENALLYDTLVRLGRASSFEKHLGRLNACDFVGAVTAALTGSLLAGRYGLSLNYWVSLASTIIALTFTLLLIEPAPGSRDEAADEAEARPPLRSYLTEPLRFFRLHPRVCLVMLSGMVTGASLVYIYEFWQLYADRLHFPVYAFGVLSSAIMLIQLPGSLAASWLKDRYGAGRLIAIILAAGAAGFAAMAVSRSLGGLAAMAAVCFAAGLMEPIAAGYLHHRIPSPMRATIDSFQSLGQNGWSALAGLGFGYLSIRYEIFGGYGFLALLCAIFFIGFVLLYPRTREDKLSNG
- a CDS encoding Crp/Fnr family transcriptional regulator — protein: MILHKGEILFRQGEESPLYRLVSGMLKITRLHEDGTPTLVNIIVPGEVIPHHSLISPSSCYGTASALVTCEIEALDTEQWYRNLKEDAGQCREIALLLQQKLRMMQQRIDQLTEVAPADKLRKLQSWFSSYIPAGALTDILTQEEIGQLIGLRRETVNRLLRAQSAGKSAAQLE